The proteins below come from a single Portunus trituberculatus isolate SZX2019 chromosome 34, ASM1759143v1, whole genome shotgun sequence genomic window:
- the LOC123512855 gene encoding tubulin-specific chaperone cofactor E-like protein isoform X1, giving the protein MTTKMPSLPEAVDMKYGDECPNAQVTEVACVALTLKRNGRQRLPSVLILSECDIEKAGDEEEVERKCEGVRELDLSRNKLKEWKEVFKILRHLPGLGFLNLSYNCFESPITDPADVVSLTNLTRLVLNGTRLPWKDVHILLENAPRVEELHLCKNEYSKVERPKTKRYSSVSRIHFNNNPSSDWTEIETLGQMFPYLEVLILAECPLSQLKEGDRYHEFFPRLKYLSLNSTKICSWDSVDLVNLFPKLSELRLQQCPLYENYKDEERRQLTIARLWRVQRLNGGAMISPEERENAERAFIRYYLNSDMRPKRYDELVRQHGELQPLVEVSLRPQTEVQVTIRCGEIALERIISVYTRVVDLKKELEPQVGLPASKMRLFYLDKGGETCVAYAPEELKINTKQLYTINVHSGDEFIVEPKVPKV; this is encoded by the exons CAAGATGCCGAGCCTTCCCGAGGCGGTGGACATGAAGTACGGGGACGAGTGCCCCAACGCGCAGGTGACGGAGGTGGCGTGTGTGGCGCTCACACTCAAGCGCAATGGACGCCAGCGACTCCCCTCCGTCCTCATCCTGTCCGAGTGTGACATTGAGAAGGCcggcgatgaggaggaggtggagcgcaagtgtgagggcgtgagggagCTCGACCTGTCCAGGAACAAactgaaggaatggaaggag GTGTTCAAGATCCTGCGTCACCTGCCTGGCCTTGGTTTCCTCAACTTGAGCTACAACTGCTTTGAGTCGCCCATCACTGACCCAGCTGACGTGGTGAGCCTCACAAACCTCACCCGCCTGGTGCTCAACGGCACACGGCTGCCTTGGAAGGACGTACACATCTTGCTGGAGAACGCCCCTCG ggtggaggagctgcacCTTTGTAAAAATGAATATTCCAAAGTGGAGAGACCCAAAACCAAGAGATACAGCTCTGTGTCTCGCATCCACTTCAACAACAACCCAAGCTCAGATTGGACTgag ATTGAAACCTTAGGCCAGATGTTTCCCTACCTGGAGGTGCTGATCTTGGCCGAGTGTCCCCTCAGCCAGCTCAAGGAAGGCGACCGTTACCATGAGTTCTTCCCTCGCCTCAAGTACCTCTCCCTCAATAGCACCAAGATCTGCTCCTGGGACTCTGTGGATTTGGTCAATCTCTTCCCCAAACTGTCTGAGCTCAGGTTACAACAGTGTCCACTTTATGAG AACTACAAGGACGAGGAGCGAAGGCAGCTGACCATCGCTCGGCTGTGGAGGGTGCAGAGACTGAATGGAGGGGCCATGATCAGCCCTGAGGAGCGGGAAAATGCCGAGCGTGCCTTCATCAGGTACTACTTGAACTCTGATATGCGGCCAAAGAG GTACGATGAGCTGGTGCGCCAACACGGGGAGCTGCAGCCACTGGTGGAGGTGTCGCTGAGGCCACAGACGGAGGTGCAGGTGACCATCCGGTGTGGTGAGATAGCACTGGAGAGGATTATCAGCGTGTACACCAGAGTTGTGGATCTCAAGAAGGAACTGGAGCCTCAG GTTGGCCTGCCTGCCAGCAAGATGCGGCTCTTCTACCTGGACAAGGGCGGGGAGACCTGTGTGGCATATGCCCCTGAGGAACTCAAGATCAACACCAAGCAGCTGTACACCATCAACGTCCACTCGGGGGACGAGTTCATCGTGGAGCCCAAAGTTCCAAAGGTGTAG
- the LOC123512855 gene encoding tubulin-specific chaperone cofactor E-like protein isoform X2: MPSLPEAVDMKYGDECPNAQVTEVACVALTLKRNGRQRLPSVLILSECDIEKAGDEEEVERKCEGVRELDLSRNKLKEWKEVFKILRHLPGLGFLNLSYNCFESPITDPADVVSLTNLTRLVLNGTRLPWKDVHILLENAPRVEELHLCKNEYSKVERPKTKRYSSVSRIHFNNNPSSDWTEIETLGQMFPYLEVLILAECPLSQLKEGDRYHEFFPRLKYLSLNSTKICSWDSVDLVNLFPKLSELRLQQCPLYENYKDEERRQLTIARLWRVQRLNGGAMISPEERENAERAFIRYYLNSDMRPKRYDELVRQHGELQPLVEVSLRPQTEVQVTIRCGEIALERIISVYTRVVDLKKELEPQVGLPASKMRLFYLDKGGETCVAYAPEELKINTKQLYTINVHSGDEFIVEPKVPKV; this comes from the exons ATGCCGAGCCTTCCCGAGGCGGTGGACATGAAGTACGGGGACGAGTGCCCCAACGCGCAGGTGACGGAGGTGGCGTGTGTGGCGCTCACACTCAAGCGCAATGGACGCCAGCGACTCCCCTCCGTCCTCATCCTGTCCGAGTGTGACATTGAGAAGGCcggcgatgaggaggaggtggagcgcaagtgtgagggcgtgagggagCTCGACCTGTCCAGGAACAAactgaaggaatggaaggag GTGTTCAAGATCCTGCGTCACCTGCCTGGCCTTGGTTTCCTCAACTTGAGCTACAACTGCTTTGAGTCGCCCATCACTGACCCAGCTGACGTGGTGAGCCTCACAAACCTCACCCGCCTGGTGCTCAACGGCACACGGCTGCCTTGGAAGGACGTACACATCTTGCTGGAGAACGCCCCTCG ggtggaggagctgcacCTTTGTAAAAATGAATATTCCAAAGTGGAGAGACCCAAAACCAAGAGATACAGCTCTGTGTCTCGCATCCACTTCAACAACAACCCAAGCTCAGATTGGACTgag ATTGAAACCTTAGGCCAGATGTTTCCCTACCTGGAGGTGCTGATCTTGGCCGAGTGTCCCCTCAGCCAGCTCAAGGAAGGCGACCGTTACCATGAGTTCTTCCCTCGCCTCAAGTACCTCTCCCTCAATAGCACCAAGATCTGCTCCTGGGACTCTGTGGATTTGGTCAATCTCTTCCCCAAACTGTCTGAGCTCAGGTTACAACAGTGTCCACTTTATGAG AACTACAAGGACGAGGAGCGAAGGCAGCTGACCATCGCTCGGCTGTGGAGGGTGCAGAGACTGAATGGAGGGGCCATGATCAGCCCTGAGGAGCGGGAAAATGCCGAGCGTGCCTTCATCAGGTACTACTTGAACTCTGATATGCGGCCAAAGAG GTACGATGAGCTGGTGCGCCAACACGGGGAGCTGCAGCCACTGGTGGAGGTGTCGCTGAGGCCACAGACGGAGGTGCAGGTGACCATCCGGTGTGGTGAGATAGCACTGGAGAGGATTATCAGCGTGTACACCAGAGTTGTGGATCTCAAGAAGGAACTGGAGCCTCAG GTTGGCCTGCCTGCCAGCAAGATGCGGCTCTTCTACCTGGACAAGGGCGGGGAGACCTGTGTGGCATATGCCCCTGAGGAACTCAAGATCAACACCAAGCAGCTGTACACCATCAACGTCCACTCGGGGGACGAGTTCATCGTGGAGCCCAAAGTTCCAAAGGTGTAG